A single region of the Prochlorococcus marinus str. MIT 0917 genome encodes:
- the alaS gene encoding alanine--tRNA ligase: MQKNSSSSMNPPFLSGDEIREAFINFFTQHNHKKLASSSLIPDDPTVLLTIAGMLPFKPIFLGLKESSTPRATSSQKCIRTNDIENVGRTARHHTFFEMLGNFSFGDYFKKEAIQWAWELTTEVFRLNPKNIVISVFEEDSEAEQIWKEVVGVDAKRIIRMGASDNFWSSGATGPCGPCSELYFDFKPELGSDGIDLEDDSRFIEFYNLVFMQYNRDSKGNLEPLANCHIDTGMGLERMAQILQGKSNNYETDLIFPLIESAALLAQINYETTNKKNKTSLKIIGDHCRAVTHLICDGVTASNLGRGYILRRLIRRMIRHGRLVGINQSFLPQLAEVAIELMKNAYPQLLEKKKIILNELKIEESRFLETLERGEKLLAEITAHECDLISGAQAFELYDTYGFPLELTEEIANEKGISVDINGFENEMAKQRKRAKDASVSIDLTEEGSIEREISLFDETRFEGYEKLNTTSTVIGIFKNNELVKQAAEGDLVKIIVNRTPFYAESGGQIGDQGLITSQDLEVYIENVRKKKNIFIHSGIVKTGVLKVNSPVQMNVTPSFRQRTTSNHTATHLLQSALKLSIDSSVSQRGSLVSNDRLRFDFNAPKPLTKKELEDMEVRINQWINEDHPIQIKTMPIKEAMASGALSMFGEKYGDVVRVVDVPGVSMELCGGTHVTRTSQLGTFKIINETGIASGIRRIEAIAGPSVLDYFNERDLVVKELSKSFKVQSYEIVERVSSLQVELKDKTKELIKVKNELALAKALGLASYAKSVGKSKLLIRRLDGVDGSGLQSAAANLIDHLGKYSAVVFGGIPNQEIDNKLVFVVAFSPDLVSDGFHAGKFISGVAKMCGGGGGGRPNLAQAGGSQPQSLDLALEKANDDLTQQLS; the protein is encoded by the coding sequence ATGCAAAAAAATTCTTCCTCCTCAATGAATCCGCCATTCCTTTCCGGAGATGAGATAAGAGAAGCATTTATCAACTTTTTTACCCAACATAATCATAAGAAACTAGCAAGTTCTTCTTTGATTCCAGATGATCCAACAGTTTTATTGACAATTGCGGGGATGTTACCTTTTAAGCCTATCTTCTTAGGATTAAAAGAGTCTTCCACTCCGAGAGCAACATCCAGTCAAAAATGTATAAGAACAAATGATATTGAAAATGTAGGGAGAACTGCAAGGCATCATACTTTTTTTGAGATGCTGGGTAATTTTTCTTTTGGTGATTATTTTAAAAAAGAGGCAATTCAATGGGCATGGGAATTAACTACTGAGGTTTTTCGACTAAATCCAAAAAATATAGTTATTAGTGTTTTTGAAGAAGACTCAGAAGCAGAGCAAATATGGAAAGAAGTTGTAGGGGTTGATGCAAAAAGAATTATCAGAATGGGTGCTTCAGATAATTTTTGGTCATCTGGAGCTACAGGACCTTGTGGTCCATGTTCGGAACTTTATTTTGATTTTAAACCTGAATTAGGAAGTGATGGAATAGATCTTGAAGACGATAGTCGATTTATAGAATTTTATAATTTGGTTTTTATGCAATACAACCGAGACTCAAAGGGCAATCTAGAACCATTGGCGAATTGTCATATTGATACAGGAATGGGCTTAGAAAGAATGGCTCAAATTTTGCAGGGGAAATCTAATAATTATGAAACGGATCTTATTTTTCCTCTCATTGAGTCAGCGGCTTTATTAGCTCAAATTAATTATGAAACTACAAATAAAAAAAATAAAACATCATTAAAAATTATTGGAGATCATTGCAGAGCTGTCACTCATTTAATTTGTGATGGTGTAACTGCTAGCAATCTAGGGCGAGGCTATATTCTTCGTCGTCTTATACGGCGTATGATTCGACATGGTCGACTGGTAGGCATTAACCAGTCGTTTTTACCTCAGCTAGCTGAAGTTGCTATTGAGTTGATGAAAAATGCTTATCCTCAATTACTTGAGAAAAAGAAAATCATTCTTAATGAGTTAAAAATAGAAGAATCTCGTTTCCTTGAAACTCTTGAACGGGGAGAGAAACTTTTAGCAGAGATAACAGCTCATGAATGTGATCTTATCTCTGGTGCTCAGGCATTTGAGCTTTATGATACTTATGGTTTTCCTTTGGAATTAACAGAAGAGATCGCGAATGAAAAAGGCATTTCTGTTGATATTAATGGTTTTGAGAACGAGATGGCAAAGCAACGTAAACGTGCAAAAGATGCTTCTGTCAGTATTGATTTAACTGAAGAAGGTTCAATTGAAAGAGAAATTTCTTTATTTGATGAAACAAGATTTGAGGGATATGAAAAATTAAACACTACTTCAACTGTTATAGGCATTTTTAAAAATAATGAATTAGTGAAACAAGCTGCTGAGGGTGATTTAGTCAAGATTATTGTTAATAGAACGCCTTTTTATGCTGAGTCAGGTGGCCAAATTGGAGATCAAGGCTTAATAACGTCTCAAGATCTAGAGGTGTATATAGAAAATGTTAGAAAAAAGAAGAATATTTTTATTCATTCTGGAATTGTTAAAACTGGAGTTCTCAAAGTTAACTCACCTGTTCAGATGAATGTTACTCCATCTTTTCGTCAACGAACTACATCAAATCACACCGCTACACATCTATTGCAATCAGCTTTAAAGTTATCTATTGACTCAAGTGTAAGTCAAAGAGGCTCGTTAGTTTCAAATGATCGATTGAGATTTGATTTTAATGCTCCAAAACCTTTGACAAAAAAAGAACTTGAAGATATGGAAGTACGAATAAATCAATGGATTAACGAAGATCATCCAATTCAAATCAAAACAATGCCAATTAAGGAGGCTATGGCTTCTGGTGCTTTGTCAATGTTTGGCGAGAAATATGGTGATGTGGTACGTGTAGTTGATGTCCCAGGTGTTTCTATGGAGTTATGTGGAGGAACCCATGTAACTCGCACGTCACAACTAGGTACATTTAAGATTATTAATGAGACAGGTATTGCTTCAGGTATTAGACGAATAGAGGCAATAGCTGGTCCATCAGTTTTAGATTATTTTAATGAACGTGATTTGGTAGTTAAGGAGTTAAGTAAATCATTTAAGGTTCAATCATATGAAATTGTTGAGAGAGTTTCATCTCTTCAAGTGGAATTGAAAGATAAAACCAAAGAACTTATCAAAGTAAAGAATGAACTCGCATTAGCGAAGGCATTAGGTTTGGCGAGTTATGCAAAATCTGTTGGTAAGAGTAAATTATTAATCAGACGTTTAGATGGAGTTGACGGATCTGGATTGCAATCTGCAGCTGCAAATTTGATAGATCATTTAGGGAAGTACTCTGCTGTTGTTTTTGGAGGCATTCCAAATCAGGAGATCGATAATAAATTAGTTTTTGTTGTTGCATTTTCTCCTGATTTAGTTTCAGATGGTTTTCATGCCGGCAAATTTATAAGTGGGGTTGCAAAAATGTGTGGTGGTGGTGGTGGTGGTCGTCCAAATTTGGCTCAAGCTGGTGGTAGTCAACCTCAATCGTTGGATCTAGCTTTAGAAAAAGCTAATGATGATTTGACTCAACAATTGTCTTAA
- the speA gene encoding biosynthetic arginine decarboxylase, translating to MAVKNTNQSLSWTIQNSSDLYGIDRWGKGYFTINEKGNIGICPNGSKNKSHDLMELLDELESRKLKFPLLIRFDDILEDCLKNLHKAFAKAINDYQYQGKYQGVFPIKCNQQRHVVEELITCGSKWNFGLEAGSKTELLIALSTLEDPKALLICNGYKDQRYIETAILARQLGRQPIVVIEQASDVDLIIKSSHLLGASPLIGIRAKLSSQSSGRWSSSIGEKSKFGLSIPEILKAIKRLKEANLLNELKLLHFHLGSQINDIGVLKDALQEAGQIYAELINLGAPMGYLDVGGGLGIDYDGSQTASIASTNYSLQNYANDVVATIKECCESKKIPLPTLITESGRAIASHFSILIFNILGINSLPSDIPKEDEKECLSVRNLRETLVHINSLELKQEEDLAKLQEAWNDSLKFKADALAAFRLGYIDLVERAKAEQLTWACAKTIVNQLPKNILLPKELKKLSERLAVTYYANLSVFRSAPDTWAIDQVFPIMPIHRLSKEPNKLGHFADLTCDSDGKLDQFIDNGKIKNLLPLHEFNQDEKYLIGLFLGGAYQEVMGNLHNLFGSTNAVHIRFTEKGKYKVEHVIRGNTKSNVLEYLEHDPEILLERLRKSSESAIQGGHLKIHDAQKLIEHVEASLRQSTYLQS from the coding sequence ATGGCTGTGAAAAATACTAATCAATCTCTCTCTTGGACTATCCAAAACAGCTCAGATCTCTATGGGATTGATCGATGGGGAAAAGGTTATTTCACAATCAATGAAAAAGGTAATATTGGTATTTGTCCTAACGGTTCCAAAAACAAATCTCATGATTTGATGGAACTATTAGATGAACTCGAAAGTCGAAAACTAAAATTTCCTCTATTAATAAGATTTGACGACATTCTCGAAGACTGCTTAAAAAACTTACATAAAGCTTTTGCAAAAGCAATTAATGACTATCAATATCAAGGAAAATACCAAGGTGTATTTCCAATCAAGTGTAATCAACAGCGTCACGTTGTTGAAGAATTAATCACCTGTGGTTCCAAATGGAATTTTGGCTTAGAAGCTGGAAGCAAAACAGAGTTACTAATTGCTTTATCAACACTAGAAGATCCTAAAGCTTTACTAATTTGTAATGGATATAAAGATCAACGTTATATTGAAACAGCTATTTTAGCACGTCAGCTTGGACGTCAACCTATAGTAGTTATAGAACAAGCAAGTGATGTTGATCTTATAATCAAATCCAGTCATTTACTCGGAGCCTCTCCACTCATAGGAATAAGAGCCAAACTATCAAGTCAAAGCAGTGGAAGATGGAGTAGCTCGATTGGTGAAAAGTCGAAATTTGGACTTTCAATTCCAGAAATATTGAAAGCAATCAAAAGGTTAAAAGAAGCAAATCTTCTCAATGAATTAAAGCTTTTACATTTTCATCTAGGGAGTCAGATTAACGATATAGGTGTTTTAAAAGATGCTTTACAAGAAGCAGGACAAATTTATGCCGAATTAATTAATCTTGGGGCACCCATGGGATACTTAGATGTTGGAGGTGGTTTAGGAATTGATTACGATGGAAGTCAAACAGCCTCAATAGCATCTACTAACTACTCACTTCAAAATTATGCAAATGATGTAGTAGCAACAATTAAAGAGTGTTGTGAATCAAAAAAGATACCACTACCCACTTTGATTACGGAGAGTGGGAGAGCTATTGCTAGTCACTTTTCAATCTTAATCTTCAATATTTTAGGCATAAATTCGTTACCTTCTGACATTCCTAAAGAAGACGAAAAAGAATGTCTCTCTGTCAGAAATTTACGTGAAACATTAGTCCATATAAATTCTCTAGAACTTAAGCAAGAAGAAGATTTAGCCAAACTACAAGAAGCATGGAATGATTCTCTTAAGTTTAAAGCAGATGCACTAGCAGCTTTTCGTCTGGGTTATATAGATTTAGTTGAACGTGCAAAAGCTGAACAGTTGACATGGGCCTGTGCAAAAACAATTGTTAATCAGTTACCAAAAAATATACTTCTACCTAAAGAACTAAAGAAATTAAGTGAAAGGTTAGCCGTAACTTATTACGCAAATCTTTCCGTATTTAGATCAGCTCCAGACACTTGGGCCATTGATCAAGTTTTTCCAATTATGCCAATTCATCGGCTTAGCAAAGAACCGAACAAACTTGGTCACTTTGCAGATTTAACATGCGATTCAGATGGAAAGCTTGATCAATTTATTGATAATGGAAAAATTAAAAATTTGCTACCTCTTCATGAATTTAATCAAGACGAAAAATATCTAATTGGTCTTTTCTTAGGTGGCGCCTATCAAGAAGTAATGGGAAATCTACATAATTTATTTGGGAGTACTAATGCAGTCCATATAAGATTTACAGAAAAAGGGAAATATAAAGTTGAGCATGTCATTCGTGGGAATACAAAATCAAATGTTCTTGAATATTTAGAACATGATCCAGAAATATTATTAGAGCGATTACGAAAATCAAGCGAATCAGCTATTCAAGGCGGGCATCTAAAAATCCATGATGCACAAAAACTAATAGAGCATGTAGAAGCAAGCCTCCGTCAAAGTACTTACCTACAGAGCTAA
- the ndk gene encoding nucleoside-diphosphate kinase, translating to MTLERTFVAIKPDGVQRGLIAEILGRFETKGFKLVGLKQLTPSKELAEKHYGVHQDRPFFSGLVDFITSGPVVAMVWEGEGVIASARKLIGATKPLEAEPGTIRGDLAVNIGRNVIHGSDGSDTAVFEIDLWFQKNELVDWNPSDQSWRVE from the coding sequence ATGACTTTGGAAAGAACTTTTGTTGCTATCAAGCCAGATGGTGTGCAAAGAGGTTTAATCGCTGAGATTCTTGGTCGTTTTGAAACCAAAGGATTTAAATTAGTAGGCCTAAAGCAACTCACACCAAGCAAAGAACTTGCCGAAAAACACTACGGTGTTCACCAAGATCGTCCTTTCTTTTCAGGTTTAGTTGATTTCATAACAAGTGGTCCTGTTGTAGCGATGGTTTGGGAGGGTGAAGGTGTTATTGCAAGTGCGAGAAAATTGATTGGAGCAACAAAGCCTCTTGAGGCTGAACCTGGAACTATTAGAGGTGATTTAGCTGTGAATATTGGTCGTAATGTCATTCATGGTTCTGATGGTTCTGATACAGCGGTATTTGAAATTGATCTATGGTTCCAGAAAAATGAACTTGTTGATTGGAACCCATCAGATCAATCATGGAGAGTTGAATAA
- the thiO gene encoding glycine oxidase ThiO: MGILNEKPLLILGGGLMGLAIAHELAQKGKRVEILSRSRSEAAGFVAAGMLAPHAEGLTGELLSLGQISLQRHPRWIESIETNSKMSCGLKTCGIVVPFENFKDCESYPTYKFGEKLNRNELLQEVPGLSEKWKLGLLFRQDGQIDNRRLLMRALEKACVELGVHFQEGVEVIEIMKDSNQFNGVKIKDINGNINHLKSEEAVLCCGAWSKQIFKTLHIFPVKGQMLSIQGPKQILKRIIFGPGIYLVPRDDGLIIVGATSEREAGFQKGLTPKGQRELQKGIQSLIPELNQLPHMERWWGFRPCTPDEGPLLGMSSINGLWLATGHHRNGVLLAAITAELIGKSICSSSLSNEESSFLSQFRWDRF; encoded by the coding sequence ATGGGTATCTTAAATGAAAAACCATTGTTAATCCTCGGAGGAGGATTAATGGGTCTTGCAATAGCCCATGAACTTGCTCAAAAAGGGAAACGCGTAGAAATTTTAAGTAGAAGTAGAAGTGAAGCAGCAGGATTTGTAGCTGCTGGAATGCTAGCCCCTCACGCTGAGGGACTTACAGGTGAGCTTTTAAGTCTTGGTCAAATTAGTCTTCAAAGACACCCGAGATGGATAGAAAGCATTGAGACAAATAGCAAAATGTCATGTGGTCTTAAAACTTGTGGGATTGTTGTACCATTTGAAAACTTTAAAGACTGTGAATCCTACCCAACATATAAATTTGGTGAAAAGCTAAACAGGAATGAGCTCCTTCAAGAAGTTCCAGGACTCTCAGAAAAATGGAAATTAGGTTTACTTTTTAGACAGGACGGTCAAATCGATAATCGAAGACTTTTAATGAGAGCTCTTGAAAAAGCTTGTGTTGAATTAGGTGTTCACTTTCAAGAAGGAGTTGAAGTTATTGAAATAATGAAAGATTCAAATCAATTTAATGGGGTCAAAATTAAAGACATCAATGGAAATATCAATCATTTAAAAAGCGAAGAGGCCGTTCTCTGCTGCGGAGCCTGGAGCAAACAAATATTCAAAACACTCCATATTTTTCCTGTTAAAGGCCAGATGTTATCTATTCAAGGACCAAAACAAATTCTAAAAAGAATTATTTTTGGACCTGGCATTTACCTAGTTCCAAGAGATGACGGCCTAATAATCGTAGGAGCAACTAGTGAGCGTGAGGCAGGCTTCCAAAAAGGACTTACTCCAAAAGGACAACGCGAGCTACAAAAAGGAATTCAATCTCTTATCCCTGAACTGAATCAACTTCCTCATATGGAGAGATGGTGGGGTTTCCGTCCATGCACACCAGACGAAGGACCTTTACTGGGAATGTCATCAATTAATGGACTCTGGCTTGCTACTGGGCATCATCGCAATGGAGTTCTGTTGGCAGCGATAACTGCAGAATTAATAGGAAAATCTATTTGCTCGAGCTCTTTAAGTAATGAGGAAAGTAGTTTTTTGTCCCAATTCAGATGGGACAGATTTTAA
- the gatB gene encoding Asp-tRNA(Asn)/Glu-tRNA(Gln) amidotransferase subunit GatB: protein MSESNVSWEVVIGLETHVQLGTKSKIFSSASTNFGDDPNTHIDPVVCGLPGTLPVLNKKVLEYAVKAAMALNLNIASHSKFDRKQYFYPDLPKNYQISQFDEPIAEDGWIEVEVAEKGKETYVKKIGIERLHMEEDAGKLVHAGSDQLSGSTHSLVDYNRAGVALAEIVSKPDLRTGREAAEYAAEIRRIMRYLGVSDGNMQEGSLRCDVNISVRPTVNDPFGTKVEIKNMNSFSAIQKACEYEIKRQIKAYESGEEVKQETRLWDESKQLTKSMRSKEGSSDYRYFPDPDLGPIEVSHSLKEKWRSELPELPAAKRNRYAAELGLSIYDARVLTDESSMAKYFEKVVNEGGAAKSSANWITGDIAAFIKTNRLSFDQLSFKPNELAEMLKMIEAGEISGKIAKEILPELLSNGGSPKQVVKERGLGMIGDPKVIEEIIDKLILNHPNEVESFRAGKKKLLGFFVGQLMKETKGKADPKLANQILNKKLQG, encoded by the coding sequence ATGTCAGAATCAAATGTTTCTTGGGAAGTTGTAATCGGATTAGAGACGCATGTGCAGTTGGGAACTAAGAGCAAAATATTTAGTAGTGCATCAACCAACTTTGGTGACGATCCAAATACTCATATTGACCCAGTGGTATGTGGCTTACCAGGCACTTTGCCAGTCCTAAATAAAAAGGTTCTGGAATATGCAGTAAAAGCTGCGATGGCTTTGAATTTAAATATTGCCTCTCACAGTAAATTTGATAGAAAGCAATATTTTTATCCAGACTTACCAAAAAATTATCAAATATCTCAATTTGATGAACCAATTGCAGAAGATGGTTGGATAGAGGTAGAAGTAGCCGAAAAAGGAAAAGAAACTTATGTAAAAAAAATAGGTATTGAAAGATTACATATGGAGGAGGATGCTGGAAAACTTGTTCACGCAGGTAGTGATCAATTGTCAGGCTCTACCCATTCTTTGGTTGATTACAACAGAGCAGGCGTAGCACTAGCTGAAATAGTTAGTAAACCTGATTTAAGAACAGGTAGAGAGGCTGCGGAGTATGCAGCTGAAATTAGAAGAATTATGCGTTATCTGGGAGTATCTGATGGGAATATGCAGGAGGGGTCTTTGCGATGTGATGTGAATATTTCAGTTCGACCAACTGTTAATGATCCATTTGGTACAAAAGTAGAAATCAAAAATATGAATTCATTTTCAGCTATTCAGAAAGCATGTGAATATGAAATTAAGCGACAAATTAAAGCTTATGAATCTGGAGAAGAAGTAAAACAAGAAACGAGGTTATGGGATGAAAGTAAGCAACTGACTAAAAGCATGAGATCAAAAGAAGGCAGTAGCGATTACCGTTATTTTCCTGATCCTGATTTAGGTCCAATTGAAGTCAGTCATTCTTTAAAAGAAAAATGGCGCTCAGAATTACCAGAATTGCCAGCCGCAAAAAGGAATAGATACGCAGCAGAACTTGGCCTTTCTATTTATGACGCACGAGTTTTGACTGACGAATCTTCAATGGCTAAATATTTTGAAAAAGTTGTTAATGAAGGTGGAGCAGCAAAATCTTCGGCAAATTGGATAACTGGAGATATAGCAGCATTTATTAAAACTAATAGATTATCATTTGATCAATTATCTTTTAAGCCAAATGAATTAGCAGAAATGTTGAAAATGATTGAAGCAGGAGAAATAAGTGGAAAAATTGCTAAAGAAATTTTGCCTGAACTATTAAGTAACGGTGGTTCTCCAAAGCAAGTAGTCAAAGAACGTGGTTTAGGTATGATTGGTGATCCAAAAGTTATTGAGGAAATTATTGATAAATTGATCCTTAATCATCCTAATGAGGTTGAATCTTTTAGAGCCGGGAAGAAGAAATTGCTAGGTTTTTTTGTGGGTCAATTAATGAAAGAAACAAAAGGTAAAGCGGATCCAAAACTTGCCAATCAAATATTAAATAAAAAGTTACAAGGCTAG
- the coaE gene encoding dephospho-CoA kinase (Dephospho-CoA kinase (CoaE) performs the final step in coenzyme A biosynthesis.), whose amino-acid sequence MIDQKQTNKLCLRWKGKQRRIGITGGIASGKTMIGDFLSQSKQWPILDADIYAHEALKTGSQISQKVLLRYGSRIIQNSNKNDQSINRKILAQIVFQNDIEKKWLEEIIHPFVNARIDEELEKLKSNSEVILIIPLLFEKNYTNLCSEICYIDCSRSMQLQRLQSRGQLSLEEANQRIDAQWENDLKKQFSDHIINNSNNNEKWKMQLKKLYNF is encoded by the coding sequence ATGATTGACCAAAAACAAACCAACAAACTTTGCCTTCGATGGAAAGGCAAGCAAAGAAGAATAGGTATCACTGGAGGTATTGCCAGTGGAAAAACGATGATTGGAGATTTTCTATCTCAATCCAAGCAATGGCCTATTTTAGACGCCGATATATATGCTCATGAAGCATTGAAAACTGGAAGTCAAATATCCCAGAAAGTCTTATTAAGATATGGAAGTAGAATAATTCAAAATTCGAATAAAAATGATCAAAGTATTAATCGCAAAATATTAGCCCAAATAGTATTTCAAAATGATATTGAAAAAAAGTGGTTAGAGGAAATAATACATCCATTTGTCAACGCAAGAATTGACGAAGAATTAGAAAAATTAAAATCAAATTCAGAAGTAATTTTGATTATTCCACTTCTATTTGAAAAAAATTATACGAATTTATGTAGTGAAATTTGTTACATAGATTGCTCTAGAAGCATGCAATTACAACGACTACAGTCAAGAGGTCAATTAAGTCTTGAAGAAGCTAATCAAAGAATAGATGCCCAATGGGAAAACGATTTAAAAAAACAATTTTCAGATCATATAATTAATAATTCTAATAATAATGAGAAATGGAAAATGCAATTAAAAAAATTATATAATTTCTAG
- the argJ gene encoding bifunctional glutamate N-acetyltransferase/amino-acid acetyltransferase ArgJ yields MKNALLNLSLLTSSVWSPISGGITTPDGFLAAGISAGLKPSGKKDLALLYAPDGACCSGTFTQSLTRAYCVDLCIGRLQASEGKIRAVVINSGHANACTGSRGKIDSEVITHELAKRLGLSNEEVLICSTGVIGEPIPVDRVNSHLDHLINSLDKEAYLDAANAILTTDLQVKQIAYQAVLGGRRISIGGMAKGSGMIHPSMATMLSYITCDVGVDYSLWSEMIKRVAESSFNAITVDGDTSTNDTFLAFSSGEALDKRYLPSLEEGLHLTAQHLAKAIARDGEGANCLLEIQVEGAPSDLDAHAIARTIASSSLVKTAVHGSDPNWGRIIAALGRAGISFNLNDVKLWIGPYEIFSNGTPHTFDRQLVSNFMKARLTGKYLIDDLISIRVSIGIGKGSATAWGCDLSDQYVRINADYTT; encoded by the coding sequence GTGAAAAATGCTCTTCTGAATTTGAGTCTTTTGACATCTTCTGTATGGTCTCCAATCTCTGGTGGTATTACTACCCCTGATGGTTTTTTAGCAGCTGGTATTTCCGCAGGACTGAAGCCTTCTGGGAAGAAAGATCTTGCTTTGCTATATGCCCCTGATGGTGCGTGTTGCAGTGGAACATTTACTCAATCACTGACTCGTGCTTATTGCGTGGATCTTTGTATTGGTCGACTTCAGGCATCTGAGGGAAAAATACGTGCTGTAGTTATCAACTCTGGACATGCAAATGCTTGTACAGGTAGTAGAGGCAAAATTGATAGTGAAGTCATAACACATGAGCTTGCGAAACGCCTGGGATTATCTAATGAAGAAGTTTTGATATGTTCCACGGGTGTAATTGGCGAGCCAATACCTGTTGACAGGGTTAATAGTCACTTGGATCACCTTATAAATAGTTTAGATAAGGAGGCATACCTAGATGCGGCGAATGCAATTTTGACCACCGATCTTCAGGTAAAGCAAATTGCATATCAAGCAGTTTTAGGAGGAAGACGAATATCTATTGGAGGAATGGCTAAAGGCTCAGGTATGATTCATCCTTCAATGGCAACAATGTTGAGTTATATAACGTGTGATGTAGGCGTAGATTATAGTTTATGGTCGGAGATGATAAAGCGAGTTGCAGAATCATCTTTTAATGCTATTACAGTTGATGGAGATACGAGCACGAACGATACCTTTTTAGCTTTTTCTTCTGGAGAAGCATTAGATAAAAGATATCTACCCTCTCTTGAAGAGGGATTACATTTAACAGCTCAACACCTAGCTAAAGCGATCGCAAGGGATGGAGAAGGGGCTAATTGTTTGCTTGAGATTCAAGTTGAGGGGGCTCCAAGTGATTTAGATGCTCATGCAATAGCTCGTACAATTGCATCATCCTCTTTGGTTAAAACAGCAGTTCATGGCTCCGATCCTAATTGGGGAAGAATTATTGCAGCACTTGGTCGTGCAGGCATATCTTTTAATTTAAATGATGTCAAATTATGGATTGGACCTTATGAAATATTTTCTAATGGAACACCTCACACCTTTGATAGGCAACTAGTGAGTAACTTTATGAAAGCAAGATTAACAGGGAAATATTTGATCGATGATCTTATAAGTATTCGAGTAAGTATAGGGATTGGGAAAGGCTCGGCTACTGCTTGGGGCTGTGACTTGTCTGATCAATATGTACGCATCAATGCCGATTACACGACTTAG
- a CDS encoding HupE/UreJ family protein codes for MTFPYFGRKQFLAAFLPLLFLLTFLVAPVFAHHPFGMGDSAGLSAWQALLSGVGHPLLGPDHLLFMLGIALIGIKKTKQWVFPLLAVGLAGSALVQLQPLPDVLASWAEALVSLSLAIEGLIVLNLLSSKWLLPMFALHGYLLGSTIVGAEPTSLIGYFVGLLLAQGSLLLLVTATSQKVINKFGINSRNLWAGIWIGIGLAFSWVALVP; via the coding sequence ATGACGTTTCCCTATTTTGGGCGTAAGCAATTTCTTGCAGCTTTTCTTCCACTCTTGTTTTTGTTGACTTTTTTAGTTGCTCCAGTGTTCGCTCATCATCCTTTTGGTATGGGAGATAGTGCTGGGCTGTCAGCTTGGCAAGCTCTGCTTAGTGGCGTCGGGCATCCATTACTTGGACCTGATCATTTGCTTTTTATGCTAGGTATAGCTCTTATTGGGATCAAAAAAACGAAGCAATGGGTGTTCCCTCTTTTAGCGGTTGGCTTGGCAGGTAGTGCATTAGTACAGTTGCAGCCATTACCTGATGTATTAGCTTCTTGGGCAGAAGCTCTTGTGTCTTTATCTTTAGCGATAGAAGGATTAATTGTTCTAAATCTTTTGAGCTCAAAATGGCTGTTACCAATGTTTGCTTTACACGGCTACTTACTTGGAAGCACAATTGTTGGTGCTGAGCCTACTTCTCTCATAGGTTATTTCGTTGGTCTTCTTCTTGCACAAGGATCGTTACTTTTACTTGTAACAGCAACTTCTCAAAAAGTGATCAATAAATTTGGTATTAATAGTCGTAATTTGTGGGCTGGGATTTGGATAGGCATAGGACTTGCATTCTCTTGGGTTGCTCTTGTTCCATAA